One stretch of Oncorhynchus keta strain PuntledgeMale-10-30-2019 chromosome 18, Oket_V2, whole genome shotgun sequence DNA includes these proteins:
- the LOC118397308 gene encoding kinesin light chain 1-like has product MLSGEEILCSTRQVIAGLEALRGENHTLLDNLQEVLEDRPVAESGSVEQEKSGIIRQSLERIELGLGEAQVMMALSAHLGSLEAEKQKLRTQVRRLCQENQWLRDELAGAQQRLQDREQVVVTLEEQNRHLQFMSSIRKYDQESPSPDDKETGSTKESLDDLFPTDEEEQSQISQPHGSSVAAAAQQGGYEIPARLRTLHNLVIQYASQGRYEVAVPLCKQALEDLEKSSGHSHPDVATMLNILALVYRDQNKYKEAANLLNDALAIREKTLGIDHPAVAATLNNLAVLYGKRGKYKEAEPLCKRALEIREKVLGTDHPDVAKQLNNLALLCQNQGKYQEVEQYYERALHIYQSRLGPDDANVAKTKNNLASCYLKQGKYRQAEALYKEILTRAHEKEFGSVDGDVRDIWTNTEEEGSMQDGLGSLKRSGSFTKLRESIRRSSEKLVRKLKGVGPQDTTPPTPGMKRANSLNVLNVGVRECQEAARNPCSLTENRTLSSSTQSLARRGSLSSAHYTSEH; this is encoded by the exons ATGCTGTCGGGGGAGGAGATTCTGTGCAGCACGCGGCAAGTGATAGCGGGCCTTGAGGCGCTGCGAGGTGAGAACCACACCCTCCTGGACAACCTGCAGGAGGTCCTGGAGGACCGGCCGGTGGCCGAGAGTGGCAGTGTGGAGCAGGAGAAGAGTGGCATCATCCGCCAGTCTCTGGAGAGGATAGAGCTGGGCCTGGGAGAGGCACAG GTGATGATGGCTCTGTCGGCCCACCTGGGCTCCCTGGAGGCGGAGAAGCAGAAGCTGCGGACCCAGGTACGGAGGCTGTGCCAGGAGAACCAGTGGCTGAGGGACGAGCTGGCCGGGGCCCAGCAGAGGCTGCAGGACAGGGAGCAGGTGGTGGTCACGCTGGAGGAGCAGAACAGACACCTGCAGTTCATGAGCAGTATCCGCAAGTACGACCAGGAGTCGCCATCACCG GATGACAAAGAGACGGGCTCCACCAAGGAGTCCCTAGATGACCTTTTCCCCACGGACGAGGAGGAACAGTCACAGA TATCTCAGCCCCACGGTAGCAGTGTGGCAGCAGCGGCCCAGCAGGGAGGCTATGAGATCCCGGCCCGCCTGAGAACCCTTCATAACCTGGTGATCCAGTACGCCTCCCAGGGCCGCTACGAGGTGGCCGTGCCCCTCTGCAAACAGGCTCTGGAGGACCTGGAGAAGTCCTCAGGCCACAGCCACCCTGACGTGGCCACCATGCTCAACATACTGGCTCTGGTCTACAG AGACCAGAACAAGTACAAAGAGGCGGCTAACCTCCTGAATGACGCGTTGGCCATTCGGGAGAAGACCCTGGGCATAGATCACCCTGCG GTGGCAGCCACACTCAACAACCTTGCTGTACTgtatggaaagagagggaagtACAAGGAGGCCGAGCCACTGTGTAAGAGAGCCCTGGAGATCAGAGAGAAG GTGTTAGGCACGGACCACCCTGACGTGGCAAAGCAGCTGAACAACCTGGCGCTGCTGTGTCAGAACCAGGGCAAGTACCAGGAAGTGGAGCAGTACTACGAGCGTGCCCTGCACATCTACCAGAGCAGGCTGGGCCCCGACGACGCCAACGTGGCCAAGACCAAGAATAACCTG GCTTCATGTTACCTGAAACAAGGGAAGTACAGACAAGCTGAGGCTCTGTATAAAGAGATCCTGACCCGGGCCCATGAAAAAGAGTTTGGATCTGTGGATG GTGATGTGCGGGACATCTGGACCAACACGGAAGAGGAGGGCTCCATGCAGGATGGGCTGGGCAGTCTGAAGCGCAGCGGCTCATTCACCAAGCTCCGCGAGTCGATACGCAGGAGCAGCGAGAAGCTGGTCAGGAAGCTGAAAGGAGTCGGACCTCAAGATACCACGCCTCCGACTCCTGG GATGAAAAGGGCTAATTCTCTGAATGTGCTGAACGTGGGTGTGAGGGAGTGTCAAGAAGCAGCAAGG AACCCCTGCAGCCTGACAGAGAACCGAACCCTGAGCTCCAGCACCCAGAGTCTGGCACGGCGAGGATCCCTCAGCTCTGCACACTACACCTCTGAACActag